In Phaseolus vulgaris cultivar G19833 chromosome 10, P. vulgaris v2.0, whole genome shotgun sequence, a single genomic region encodes these proteins:
- the LOC137819690 gene encoding uncharacterized protein, producing the protein MDATESQTDLQNRPGIFIIGSSNVGKRTIISRLTSVDVEDAFDSASEVNVHGWTINNKYYTADVSVWMAHLRDDFSAGNMPVFRRMTALVMVFDMNEPSSLAALREWVSHTDIQNFEILLCIGNKVDLVSGHPAHAEYRRRLLKLEDSAVDSYSEEYGISESEGTSLLGDEAPSWDIRRSCLEWCTDHNIEFIEACASNADFDKCLSIDGDLQGVERLYGALSAHMWPGMVLKSGDRINHPSFLEKEELSSEESDYEPDYEVLSAGSADPWDESEQGWVSASSLDAGGSASQNNPSAEGPQVNGITTDKESAPTTSSAAIQDESKKDVLHNIMGSEGDEKADEGKCLDLEDLEHLMSEIGNMRAGLRLMPDFQRREMAAKLAMKMASIFGGDSDEEKI; encoded by the exons ATGGATGCTACCGAATCGCAAACGGATCTGCAGAACCGACCCGGAATCTTCATCATAGGATCCTCCAACGTTGGCAAACGCACCATCATATCTC GATTGACCTCTGTCGATGTTGAGGATGCTTTTGATTCGGCTTCTGAAGTGAATGTCCATGG GTGGACTATCAATAATAAGTACTATACTGCTGATGTTTCTGTATGGATGGCTCATCTTCGTGATGATTTTTCTGCTGGAAACATGCCTGTGTTTCGACGCATGACTGCATTGGTGATGGTTTTTGACATGAATGAA CCATCTTCCCTGGCTGCACTTCGAGAATGGGTGTCTCACACTGATATTCAGAACTTTGAGATATTACTGTGTATTGGAAACAAAGTGGATCTGGTTTCTGGGCATCCAGCTCATGCTGAATACAGAAGGCGGTTGCTGAAACTAGAAGACTCTGCTGTTGATAGTTATTCAGAAGAGTACGGAATATCTGAATCAGAGGGAACTAGTTTATTGGGGGATGAGGCACCATCATGGGACATTAGAAGGTCCTGTCTGGAATGGTGCACTGATCACAATATTGAGTTCATTGAGGCATGTGCTTCCAATGCTGATTTTGACAAAT GTTTGTCCATAGATGGTGATTTACAGGGAGTTGAACGTCTTTATGGTGCACTTTCTGCTCATATGTGGCCTGGAATGGTATTGAAATCTGGTGATAGGATAAATCATCCATCATTTCTTGAGAAAGagg AGTTATCTTCAGAAGAATCTGACTATGAACCAGATTATGAAGTATTATCTGCTGGTTCGGCTGATCCCTGGGATGAAAGTGAACAAGGATGGGTTTCTGCCTCTTCCTTAGATGCAGGGGGGTCAGCTTCTCAAAACAATCCCAGTGCAGAGGGTCCACAGGTGAATGGAATTACAACTGATAAAGAGTCTGCGCCCACAACTTCAAGTGCTGCAATTCAAGATGAGAGTAAGAAGGATGTGCTGCACAATATCATGGGTTCTGAAGGAGATGAGAAGGCAGACGAGGGTAAATGTCTTGACTTAGAGGATTTGGAACATTTGATGTCTGAAATTGGGAATATGCGTGCAGGCTTAAGATTGATGCCTGATTTTCAAAGAAGGGAAATGGCTGCAAAGCTGGCCATGAAAATGGCTTCCATTTTTGGAGGAGACAGTGACGAAGAGAAAATTTAG